Proteins encoded in a region of the Fibrobacter sp. UWB15 genome:
- the dnaB gene encoding replicative DNA helicase: MPDFENQQNSYEGRQVPMDLEAERCLLGSILRDPDVMGEAIMIIKDESFFYLEKHQLIWTALCTLNRNVTPIDLVTLAAELETMNKLTLVGGREYLFELMESVASSANASWHIELLRKKATLRKLIKSSSAVIKNAMDPAAVPDEVLQDAERDIFAIADDQIRDSLKPIQNFVTPLLERLNNRKDGITGIRTGITELDELTNGLQKSDLIILAARPGVGKTSFALTIAANAAINFQQNVAFFSLEMDGVQLAQRLLCSQAQIDQSKLRNGYLNSDEKKKLIAAVTPIQKAPLYVDDNADLGIMELMSKARQLKRKGKLDLLIIDYLQLMKTGKEENRAVAIGAISRGLKILAKEMQIPVIALAQLSRKVEEKGRERPQLSDLRESGSIEQDADMVWFVERKFVQTHREEDKHTAELIVAKHRNGSVKDIPMTFIPEYTTFYDAAPEGEGGGEAYAYDDAGDMGATDFGSY; the protein is encoded by the coding sequence ATGCCTGATTTTGAAAATCAACAGAATTCTTACGAAGGTCGCCAGGTTCCGATGGACCTGGAAGCCGAACGTTGCCTCTTGGGAAGTATTTTGCGCGATCCCGACGTGATGGGCGAAGCCATCATGATCATCAAGGACGAAAGCTTTTTCTACTTGGAAAAGCACCAGCTGATTTGGACCGCCCTGTGTACGCTCAACCGCAACGTGACGCCGATTGACTTGGTGACGCTTGCGGCAGAACTCGAGACCATGAACAAGCTTACGCTTGTGGGCGGTCGCGAATACCTGTTTGAACTCATGGAATCGGTGGCCTCTTCGGCTAACGCCAGCTGGCATATCGAACTCTTGCGCAAGAAGGCGACACTCCGCAAGTTGATTAAGTCTTCTTCTGCGGTCATCAAGAATGCCATGGACCCGGCGGCTGTACCTGATGAAGTTTTGCAAGATGCCGAACGCGATATCTTCGCCATTGCCGACGACCAGATTCGCGATTCCCTGAAGCCAATCCAGAATTTTGTGACTCCGCTTTTGGAACGCCTGAACAACCGCAAAGACGGCATTACGGGCATTCGCACGGGCATTACCGAACTCGACGAACTCACGAACGGACTTCAAAAGTCCGACTTGATTATTCTCGCAGCGCGCCCCGGTGTGGGTAAGACGTCTTTCGCGCTTACGATTGCTGCAAACGCGGCAATCAACTTCCAGCAGAATGTGGCGTTTTTCAGCTTGGAAATGGACGGTGTTCAGCTGGCCCAACGTTTACTTTGTTCACAAGCGCAGATTGACCAGAGTAAGCTCCGTAACGGCTACCTCAACAGCGACGAAAAGAAAAAGCTGATTGCCGCCGTGACGCCGATTCAGAAGGCCCCGCTCTATGTGGACGATAACGCCGACTTGGGCATTATGGAACTTATGAGCAAGGCCCGCCAGCTCAAACGCAAGGGCAAACTCGACTTGCTGATTATCGACTACCTGCAGCTCATGAAGACGGGTAAAGAAGAAAACCGCGCTGTCGCTATCGGTGCCATTTCCCGCGGCCTCAAGATTCTTGCCAAGGAAATGCAGATCCCGGTCATCGCGCTTGCACAGCTTAGCCGTAAAGTCGAAGAAAAGGGCCGCGAACGCCCGCAACTTTCGGACTTGCGTGAATCGGGTTCTATCGAACAGGATGCCGATATGGTGTGGTTTGTGGAACGTAAGTTCGTGCAGACTCACCGCGAAGAAGACAAACATACTGCAGAACTGATTGTGGCAAAGCACCGTAACGGTTCGGTCAAGGATATTCCCATGACCTTCATTCCGGAATATACCACGTTCTACGATGCAGCACCCGAAGGCGAAGGCGGCGGCGAAGCCTATGCCTACGACGATGCCGGCGACATGGGAGCAACCGATTTCGGAAGTTACTAA
- a CDS encoding ATP-binding protein, which yields MAESLFSDSPYLLVLSVLALIVSFYYPVLLERKMTVRRLPKPLRMMVLANIAWNACSILGILFFYGPMEPDLSGRYIGRQLVFGLQALCWVRVGVAVYDMCEIVLYSRRTIFKALSAYVGVIVIVALTTVFVLCPDVVPEFDLFGFHPFERMPIFKTFTVVYVLFFLPPCLIVIYQLLQGSLNSLDQTVRHTGAYMAGTFTLCLIVAVLFDFLIPVIKEFGAWHGGFQFIVWHQFLTLFLALLCGQYYTSARFRDMGAFWFLQKLITKIEDGIIYYDDAGRIKAVNHGASKLLGQSSISLCEKSIKNVLPPNLEFFKESVYSDVRMNINGETHVMKIYLFKCRQTLMTVVNIAFFMDQSKTLLLQQNLKTLNEQYVEYTHDLVRYQDRLNKEASIKAEKENVLNTLINALPFRVWYKSELGVYQKQNQLDLAKRGSREGARDNNEDISIYEKEAREKGEAKVYTSFEDKDGVEISQDEANRLTGMGELVQTFDNMYIPIIQQGKAPYKTLCLKVDMTEQRRLEYERNMLREQKFIHSRLEELGTICGAFAHDYNNILGAQLGFLELTKELLGLEKIEDQKTQLLSFVSEALKASNRAKDSLNELLSAIRGNANAATPAIVFSPYMIIEDVVRKISLTLPPNVKVHSEELDKSLKIRGIVASLDRIISNLANNALFAMKQTGGSLTFKLYPEILESQLVTPYAPPVPAGAYAKFEISDTGTGMDSGTLERIFAPFFTTKAPGEGLGLGLSSALRLLKEGNAYFTVQTTLGEGTTFYLYWPMETETKEG from the coding sequence ATGGCAGAGAGCTTGTTTTCCGATTCTCCGTACCTTTTGGTACTTTCGGTGCTAGCCCTTATTGTATCCTTTTATTACCCCGTGTTGCTAGAACGCAAGATGACGGTACGCCGCCTGCCGAAACCTTTGCGTATGATGGTGCTTGCAAATATTGCCTGGAACGCTTGCAGTATTCTGGGCATCCTCTTCTTTTACGGACCCATGGAGCCTGATCTATCTGGCCGCTATATTGGCCGCCAGCTGGTCTTTGGGTTGCAGGCCTTGTGCTGGGTGCGTGTAGGCGTTGCCGTTTACGACATGTGCGAAATAGTGCTGTATAGCCGCCGCACAATCTTCAAGGCATTGTCTGCTTATGTGGGCGTGATTGTGATTGTCGCCTTAACCACCGTGTTCGTGCTTTGCCCCGATGTGGTGCCCGAGTTTGACTTGTTCGGTTTCCACCCCTTTGAAAGAATGCCGATTTTCAAGACATTTACCGTTGTCTATGTGCTGTTCTTCTTGCCGCCTTGCTTGATTGTGATTTACCAGTTGTTGCAGGGCTCCCTTAATTCGCTAGACCAAACGGTGCGGCATACGGGAGCCTACATGGCCGGTACCTTTACCCTGTGCTTGATTGTGGCGGTTCTTTTTGATTTTCTCATTCCTGTAATCAAGGAATTCGGCGCCTGGCATGGCGGGTTCCAGTTTATTGTTTGGCACCAGTTCTTGACGCTGTTCCTGGCGCTGCTTTGCGGCCAGTATTACACGTCTGCAAGGTTTAGGGACATGGGCGCCTTCTGGTTCTTGCAAAAGTTGATTACCAAGATTGAAGACGGTATCATCTACTACGATGATGCCGGACGAATCAAGGCGGTGAACCATGGAGCCTCCAAACTTTTGGGACAGTCTTCTATTAGTTTGTGTGAAAAATCCATCAAGAACGTTTTGCCGCCGAACCTCGAATTTTTCAAGGAATCGGTTTACAGCGATGTCCGCATGAATATTAACGGCGAAACTCACGTCATGAAGATTTACCTGTTCAAGTGCAGACAGACTCTCATGACGGTCGTCAACATCGCCTTTTTCATGGACCAGTCCAAGACTTTGTTGCTGCAGCAGAACCTGAAAACGCTGAACGAACAGTATGTGGAATACACTCATGACCTGGTGCGCTATCAGGATCGTTTGAACAAGGAAGCGTCTATCAAGGCGGAAAAAGAAAACGTGCTGAACACCTTGATTAACGCGCTGCCCTTTAGAGTGTGGTACAAGAGTGAACTGGGCGTTTACCAGAAGCAGAACCAGCTGGACCTAGCCAAGCGCGGCTCGCGCGAAGGTGCCCGAGACAATAACGAAGATATTTCTATCTACGAAAAAGAAGCCCGTGAGAAGGGCGAAGCGAAAGTCTACACCTCTTTCGAAGATAAAGACGGCGTCGAAATTTCCCAGGACGAAGCGAACCGCCTTACGGGTATGGGCGAACTGGTACAGACCTTCGACAACATGTACATCCCGATTATCCAGCAGGGCAAGGCCCCTTACAAGACGTTGTGCCTTAAGGTGGACATGACCGAACAGCGCAGGCTCGAATACGAACGTAACATGTTGCGTGAACAGAAGTTCATTCATTCGCGACTTGAAGAACTGGGTACCATTTGCGGCGCGTTCGCTCATGACTACAACAATATTCTTGGCGCCCAGTTAGGGTTCTTGGAACTCACGAAGGAATTGCTTGGACTCGAAAAAATCGAAGATCAAAAGACGCAGTTGCTCTCTTTTGTGTCAGAAGCATTGAAGGCGTCAAACCGCGCCAAGGATTCGCTCAACGAATTGCTGAGCGCCATTCGCGGCAATGCGAATGCCGCAACTCCTGCCATTGTTTTCTCGCCTTACATGATTATCGAAGACGTGGTCCGAAAGATTTCGTTGACCTTGCCGCCTAACGTGAAGGTGCATAGCGAGGAACTGGACAAGAGCCTGAAAATTCGCGGTATTGTGGCGTCTCTCGACCGCATTATCAGTAACCTCGCGAATAACGCTTTGTTTGCCATGAAGCAGACAGGCGGATCGTTGACATTTAAACTTTATCCTGAAATCCTGGAATCCCAACTAGTGACTCCCTATGCTCCGCCGGTTCCTGCCGGTGCCTATGCCAAGTTTGAAATTTCAGATACGGGTACGGGTATGGATTCGGGTACCTTGGAACGAATTTTTGCACCGTTTTTTACCACAAAGGCCCCTGGCGAAGGCTTAGGACTAGGTCTTTCTTCGGCCTTAAGGCTGTTAAAAGAGGGAAATGCCTACTTTACGGTGCAGACAACATTGGGTGAAGGAACTACATTTTATCTATATTGGCCAATGGAAACTGAAACGAAGGAGGGCTAG
- a CDS encoding response regulator — protein MPTILIIDDDEQFNLMLKSALEIKGYNVETAKNGKEAKTLYQNKTYDVIITDIIMPDVDGYEVILDLRRLNMSDRTIAVSGGGRTSAEDYLMTAQHFDAAATFNKPVDLQALRAKVEEIIKSHS, from the coding sequence GTGCCTACGATCCTGATTATTGATGACGACGAGCAATTTAATTTGATGCTCAAGTCCGCTCTTGAAATCAAGGGCTACAATGTAGAAACGGCTAAGAACGGTAAAGAAGCCAAGACTCTTTACCAGAATAAGACCTATGACGTAATCATTACCGACATTATTATGCCGGACGTCGATGGTTACGAAGTGATTTTGGACTTGCGCCGTTTGAACATGAGTGACCGCACTATCGCCGTGAGCGGCGGTGGCCGTACCTCTGCCGAAGACTACCTGATGACTGCCCAGCATTTTGATGCCGCGGCAACCTTCAACAAGCCGGTTGACTTGCAAGCCCTTCGCGCGAAGGTCGAAGAAATCATCAAGAGCCATTCGTAA
- a CDS encoding sigma-54 dependent transcriptional regulator: MNILIADLDQKFIDDIQHSWSVAGTTLFTCTRESDLMPIVKKNSIDLAFIEVPFLMQDNMDMVSFLKERHPGIEIFVLCDDRNWQGAAAAITRGANTFLKKPISISQLESTAQKVRAQQLNKSNNQLMESQVLDGLLGNTPEMRKILKTVYKVAPTNSTVLITGESGSGKEFLANVIHRYSKRAGEPFVAVNCGAIPENLVESELFGSKKGSYTGSTADKKGLFESANGGTLFLDEVGELSAATQVKLLRFLQSHEIRRVGDTQPQYLDVRVLAATNRDLQEAMQEGRFREDLYYRLNTFHLLLPPLRERKPALPNLIKYFILKNKDAQGKDIVDLEPAALYALTKYSYPGNIRELENIIEHATVLAEGGVIRLEDLPEEVQACAREQTMAIPHIKGDHNVDPQVIEAEPIDLPGISFESSAKTEKKPAAESDADDELLPLEEMERRHILRALSVCNGNRTEVCKRLGISRATLWRKLKELKIMMDGNDA, translated from the coding sequence ATGAATATCCTGATCGCGGACTTGGATCAGAAATTTATCGACGATATCCAGCACTCTTGGTCGGTTGCGGGGACAACGTTGTTCACCTGCACCCGCGAAAGTGACCTCATGCCCATCGTCAAGAAGAATTCGATAGACCTCGCGTTTATCGAAGTTCCCTTTTTAATGCAGGACAATATGGACATGGTGAGCTTCTTGAAGGAGCGCCATCCGGGCATTGAAATCTTTGTGCTTTGCGACGACCGCAACTGGCAGGGCGCTGCCGCAGCCATTACCCGCGGTGCGAACACCTTCCTCAAAAAGCCGATTTCGATATCTCAACTTGAATCGACGGCCCAGAAGGTGCGTGCTCAGCAACTGAACAAGTCAAACAACCAGCTCATGGAATCCCAGGTGCTGGATGGCCTCCTCGGGAACACGCCCGAGATGCGCAAGATTCTAAAGACCGTTTACAAGGTAGCTCCTACCAACAGTACGGTGCTCATTACCGGCGAATCCGGTTCGGGCAAGGAATTCCTCGCTAACGTGATTCACCGCTACAGCAAGCGTGCGGGCGAACCGTTTGTGGCGGTAAACTGTGGCGCCATTCCCGAAAACCTGGTCGAAAGCGAACTCTTCGGTAGCAAGAAGGGTTCTTATACCGGTTCTACCGCCGACAAGAAGGGCCTGTTCGAATCCGCAAACGGCGGAACGCTCTTTTTGGACGAAGTCGGCGAACTCTCGGCGGCGACCCAAGTCAAGCTTTTACGTTTTTTGCAAAGCCACGAAATCAGGCGAGTGGGCGACACCCAACCGCAGTACCTGGATGTGCGTGTGCTTGCTGCAACGAACCGCGACTTGCAAGAGGCTATGCAAGAGGGCCGCTTCCGCGAAGACCTTTACTACCGTCTGAATACCTTCCATTTGCTTTTGCCGCCGCTCCGCGAACGTAAGCCCGCGCTTCCGAACCTGATCAAGTATTTCATCTTGAAGAACAAGGACGCCCAGGGTAAGGATATCGTGGACCTTGAACCGGCAGCCCTGTATGCGCTGACCAAGTATTCGTACCCGGGCAACATTCGCGAACTTGAAAACATTATCGAACATGCGACCGTGCTTGCTGAAGGCGGCGTGATTCGCCTGGAAGACTTGCCCGAAGAGGTGCAGGCCTGTGCCCGCGAACAGACGATGGCGATTCCGCACATCAAGGGCGACCACAATGTCGACCCCCAGGTAATCGAAGCAGAACCAATCGACTTGCCGGGAATCTCGTTTGAAAGCAGCGCGAAAACAGAAAAGAAACCCGCCGCCGAAAGCGATGCGGACGACGAACTCTTGCCGCTTGAAGAAATGGAACGCAGGCATATTCTGCGTGCCTTGAGCGTGTGCAATGGAAACCGCACCGAAGTCTGCAAGCGCTTGGGCATTAGCCGCGCGACCCTGTGGCGTAAATTGAAAGAACTTAAGATTATGATGGATGGCAACGATGCCTGA
- a CDS encoding ABC transporter ATP-binding protein, which produces MPNVKIDPNDIAIRLKGLKKSFGPQDVLCDVNLDIRRGETMVIIGKSGGGKSVILKHMIGLLQPDGGEVTVDGVTISTPKFFDTHTIRRKMGMLFQMGALFDSMDTGENIAFALREHHPEMSEAEIQDVVTEKLKMINLVPEFRTKMPSELSGGMRKRVALARAIALNPEILLYDEPTTGLDPITSDVINDLILDMQSKLGVTSVVVTHDMVSAFKVADRIAMLYNGRIIEVGTVDEIKNTSNPYVHQFITGQRKISVDEDP; this is translated from the coding sequence ATGCCAAACGTAAAAATAGACCCGAACGATATCGCCATTCGCCTCAAAGGCCTCAAGAAGTCCTTTGGTCCGCAGGACGTTCTTTGCGACGTGAACCTGGATATTCGCCGTGGTGAGACCATGGTGATTATCGGCAAGTCCGGTGGCGGCAAGTCCGTGATTCTAAAGCACATGATCGGGCTTTTGCAGCCCGATGGCGGCGAGGTGACTGTGGATGGCGTGACAATCAGTACGCCCAAGTTCTTCGATACGCATACGATTCGTCGCAAAATGGGGATGCTGTTCCAGATGGGCGCGCTTTTTGACTCCATGGACACCGGCGAAAATATCGCGTTTGCCTTGCGTGAACACCACCCGGAAATGAGCGAAGCCGAAATCCAGGACGTGGTGACCGAAAAGCTCAAGATGATCAACCTGGTGCCGGAATTCCGTACCAAGATGCCGTCTGAACTTTCGGGCGGTATGCGCAAGCGTGTGGCCCTTGCCCGCGCCATCGCCTTGAACCCCGAAATCCTTTTGTACGATGAACCTACGACCGGTCTCGACCCCATTACCAGCGACGTGATCAACGACTTGATTCTCGATATGCAGAGCAAGCTCGGCGTGACCTCGGTGGTGGTGACTCATGACATGGTGAGCGCCTTCAAGGTGGCCGACCGTATTGCCATGCTGTATAATGGCCGTATTATCGAAGTGGGAACGGTGGACGAAATCAAGAACACCAGCAACCCCTATGTGCACCAGTTTATTACCGGTCAGCGCAAGATTTCGGTAGACGAAGACCCGTAA
- a CDS encoding ABC transporter permease, with amino-acid sequence MQLLLAPFIWFGEVLVTGISAIGEVVCILLNTLKQLRFIHKNPVLIVKQMISIGVSSLPLLFVTSIFTGMVATVQAEFEFHNLVADKFVGTAACKMILIELGPLLTAIVLSGRVGSAIAAELGSMKEKEELAAYTVLGLDTYRYLAMPRFVAFFTMVPCLTVISNALGIIGGWIVCVLGLDITTYTYVTGMQYLFDPMDLWSGTLKSFVFGTLIFLLGYYHGINAKAGARGVGIATMSVVVSSCLMILIADFVLDAILFF; translated from the coding sequence ATGCAGTTGCTGTTAGCCCCGTTTATCTGGTTTGGTGAGGTTCTCGTAACCGGTATCTCGGCTATTGGCGAAGTCGTTTGCATCTTGTTGAACACCCTTAAGCAGCTGCGCTTTATCCACAAGAATCCGGTGCTCATTGTAAAGCAGATGATTTCGATTGGTGTGTCGTCTTTGCCGCTTTTGTTCGTGACGTCTATCTTTACGGGCATGGTGGCTACGGTGCAGGCCGAGTTCGAATTCCACAACCTGGTGGCCGACAAGTTCGTGGGAACGGCCGCCTGTAAGATGATTTTGATTGAGCTTGGCCCCTTGCTTACGGCCATTGTGCTTTCGGGCCGCGTCGGTTCTGCTATCGCTGCAGAGCTCGGTTCCATGAAAGAAAAAGAGGAACTCGCCGCCTACACGGTGCTCGGTCTCGATACTTACCGCTATTTGGCGATGCCACGCTTTGTGGCCTTCTTTACCATGGTGCCTTGCCTTACCGTTATTTCGAATGCGCTGGGTATTATCGGTGGCTGGATCGTTTGCGTGCTCGGCCTCGATATCACGACCTACACTTATGTGACCGGCATGCAGTACCTGTTCGATCCCATGGATTTGTGGTCGGGGACGCTCAAGTCTTTTGTATTCGGAACCTTGATTTTCTTGCTAGGTTACTACCATGGTATTAATGCCAAGGCAGGTGCCCGCGGCGTGGGAATCGCTACCATGAGCGTGGTGGTATCCAGCTGCCTCATGATTTTGATTGCAGACTTTGTTTTGGACGCTATCCTATTCTTCTAA